A stretch of DNA from Mucilaginibacter daejeonensis:
CACTTCGAGATCTTTCATCGGTTTAAATACATGGAAGATAATGCGGACAATTTCTCCATGATTCCAAGCCTGTTCATTAGAGATCGTATCTATAGAACCTTTTAAGCTCGAAAGTAACTCTTTGAAATAATCCTGATAGGCTACTTCTTTAGATCTATTGCTAAAGATATATTTTCCGTCGGCATTGAAAAAGGTTGTTATACCAACTACTTTGTGCTGCTGTGCCCCCGCGTAAATGTTATCACGAATGAGCGTACTGCCGATTCCAATAATGAGTTCATGCGCAATATTGGGACTTGATGGAAGTATCCAAGGTGTACCGCCGAGCTTAGCATATATTTGTAATGCACAGGAGTCTAATATGAATTTTGGGTTCCTTGCGTTCGCTTCTTTAATGAACTGTACCGTGATCCCGTGACGAAGGAGATAGGATTTGGAGAGCCAGTAGATATCCTCCGTTGGACTATTTCTTTTAAATTCCTCCTTCGTTTCAACAACAGCGATATCGAAGTCCTTATTTGATGATTCAACTGCTTGTTGTATAGCGGCCATAAAGCTGATTTTATTAAATGATTCTACCTCTACAAAATGGAAATCAATAGCGTGCAACCTGTATAATTTCAATATACCTTGGGTAAAGGTAGGTGCTTCGTTGAACCCGTCTTTAAGTCGCCCGAGGAATTGGGTGAATGCACCACTAGAATTTTTGTGACAGACGACCAAAACCTTCGGGTGGCTGACCTCAAAGAACTTTCCGTAATCATAAGGTCCAAATTGAGCTAGGCCCTTGATCGGTGAAGGGTCGGTTTTAGTTGAAGAAACATCAAACAGATATTTTGGACTCTCTAACCTTAATGCTGGAAAAGCTACGGAGCTATTTTGGCTGATGTTAAAGGTAAAACCATCGCCGTTTTTATATTCTAACCCGGAGATAATCCTAGATAATTGGCCTATTTCCTTACTTAAGATATTCGGATCGTACCGGGAAAACTCTTTTTGCTTAACGGCGGCAAGGATACTTTCCGCTCTGGAAGCACCTAAAATGAACTCCAGGTAAAGTTTGATATTGTCATGTGTTTTGTTCAGAAATAGTTCTTTTAAGTTGATGTCTTGGTTGCCCTCGTTGGTCTCAATAATGGCCCTCGAATCATTAATTGATAGTACACGTCCGAGGGCTTGAAATCGTGGAGCGACTACTTCCTGGCTGTTCTCATATTTGACCAGTTTCGCGACTTCAAGCGTGGTAATATCAAACCCCTGCTCCTGTAATTTTTGGCAATTTTGACGCAGTGCCCATTTATAAGAACTGCTAATAATCAGAAGAAATTTCTTCTTTCCGTCTATTTCAGATCGTTTGAAATCAATTTCATTTAACTTTTTGTATGAAACAGCTGCTTTTAAGCCATCAGGCAACTCCTTAATAATTAGGTTATGTTCTTCTTTAGAAGATGGAAATGTGAAGGGATTGAAAGTTGGTTTGATTTGCGGAAACTGATTTTTAAATGCACGAAAAAATATATGCCTAATCAGAGAACTGACAATCAATGGTTCCTCGTCAACGCTGAAGGTGGTTAATTCGCCTAATAATGGTAAATTGTCTTCGCCTGGCGAAATATAGATATGCTCCCCTTTTCTAAAAAAAGAATAGTTCTGGTTGAGTGTTTTACGAAGCTCATCAAGTTTTCCGTCTGTCCAAGGTATTCTTTGGATATTGAATTTATCAAAGGGGAGGTTAATTGAAAAAATATTACTGGAAAGGTTCATCAAGTTGCTCTTATATTAGGTGAATAGGCTCCAATATAGCTTTCACTGTGTGACAGTTGGATAATGGAAGCAATAAATTGCAATTTACTAAGCGCTGGCCCTCCTTGATATAGTTGTTGAAAAATAGCACAAATTAACAATCAAATCGATAGGTCTTAGCTGTTAGTACAAAGAAGGGTGTTGATCTAAGAAGCAATTCGATTAGGGGCTCGAATTGTCTTTTCAATCGATAGAAGAAAAAGTAGGATGAGAAAAATTAAGACTTGCTTAATATAAAGATCAGCCTCGATAATTTAGGGACATGACTTCGGTCGGTAATGCCTAAATCGGCAGCTTTTACTCATTGACGCAATAATAAGTTTTCGGCGTAGATATATATTACAGTACATTAGCTATATGAACCTATTACAATCGCTGCGCGTAGATCATCACTCGGTAATGCCCTCAAATTACGATGAAGATCTGGACAGAGCTATTCGTTGGTTTTTATCTTTTATTTCCAAATCTGATTGGGAGAAAAGAAAAGCACTAATAGAAAATCACATAGAGCAGGTTTTAGCTACAGCTATTGGATTACAAAATTCTGATGCAGACTCTATTCCCATCCATTTTCATCAGGATAAGATTGTTTGGTATTTGTATTTAATGGAGAAAAGCTTATATGACGCCTCATCTTATGAGCCAGTAGCAGGTGCAAGGGTACTGCCTGTCTTTCAACGAATTGGACGAAACCTTGAACAAATGCAACAAGTTGGTGGGGTTCATAAAAGAGTAAGGAAGCTAATGAATAACACGCCAAATGAAGCAGATGCGGTAATCTTTGAATTACTCGTGAGCTTACTTTGGGTTCGAAATGGCTGGAAGGTTGAGTTTATAGAAGATAAAAAAGCTAAACAACCAGACTTCAAAGCAGAAAAAGGGAAAAGAGAATGGTATGTTGAATGCAAAAGATTAGAGAAAACTTCTGACTATAGTGTGAGGGAAAAGGCAAAGTGGCTGAAAATGCTTTCTTTGTTATCGCCACTGCTCCTTAAATTAAATCTAATTCTTGACCTAGTTTTTCATGTGGAGATTCTATCGCTTCAAGATGATTTTATGGAAAGAGAGCTCTCGGAAAAACTTCCGCTAATGGTGACGCCCGGTATTATTATTTCCAATGAAATTTGGGACGTCAGCGCGTCGTTTGTCGATTATAGCGCGATTAATCTGCATCTCCGCGATTTTTCTGTTCGGTCCCCATCACCACAACTTTACCAATTAATCGGCGGGAAATTGGATAACAACCGCGGCTTCACATCAGGATATGTAGCCGATCTTTTTAGGCTTGGACCAGGCAGAGGTAACAATATTTTTGCTGATGGATTGTCGAAAGCTTATGGTGCACGATGGTCTTGCGATGCGCCAGAAGCAATCGACAAAAAAGCTCGTGATATCAAAAAACAACTTTCTAAAGCATTGGAGCAATTGCCTCAAGGCCCGAGATCAGTTGTACACATAGGCATTGAAACTTATGAAGGCGCTGATGTGGAGCGGCATCGCTTGGATAAAATCACTGCGACAGTCGAGGATATTGGATTAATAGATAAAAATTTGCAATGGGTCTACTGTCATTTCTTTCAGGCTTACGCTCCGCCTGATCAATTTTGGGTCTTTGATGAATCACTTTCCCGCTATCGAAATATTTTATCTCCATTGAACGAACCCTTGAAACATACCTCCCTCGTTGTCCCTTGGGAAAAAACGGAAGAAAATAATTTACACTGGTTTAAACCTCAACCCTGATCCTCACTGATTTAAACACAATTTATGGCAAATCATTTATCGGTCGTTCCAATTTATCAAAACTAAAACTTCTTATCTCCGACTCGGATAAACTCGGAGTAATTTCCAATTCTCCTAACTCATTTTTGTATAAAACATCCTACCTCGTACATGAGGTGTGATATTTATTTATATCAGCTTAGCACCTTTGTACTTAAACAACGCAGGGTGAATAAGCACCCAAGGTGTGTGCAGGTTGTCAGCTATTTTTATGGAAGGGTACAACTTTGTTGCAAGGGTACAACTTTAAAGTTGTACTTGTGGGACATCGGACAGGAAATTAGGTTTTAGTTTTATATCAGTTAATGAATAATTATGGCAGCAGAAATCATCACGAAGGAGGACTTGCAGGAGTTTGGAGAACGACTG
This window harbors:
- a CDS encoding Piwi domain-containing protein; the protein is MNLSSNIFSINLPFDKFNIQRIPWTDGKLDELRKTLNQNYSFFRKGEHIYISPGEDNLPLLGELTTFSVDEEPLIVSSLIRHIFFRAFKNQFPQIKPTFNPFTFPSSKEEHNLIIKELPDGLKAAVSYKKLNEIDFKRSEIDGKKKFLLIISSSYKWALRQNCQKLQEQGFDITTLEVAKLVKYENSQEVVAPRFQALGRVLSINDSRAIIETNEGNQDINLKELFLNKTHDNIKLYLEFILGASRAESILAAVKQKEFSRYDPNILSKEIGQLSRIISGLEYKNGDGFTFNISQNSSVAFPALRLESPKYLFDVSSTKTDPSPIKGLAQFGPYDYGKFFEVSHPKVLVVCHKNSSGAFTQFLGRLKDGFNEAPTFTQGILKLYRLHAIDFHFVEVESFNKISFMAAIQQAVESSNKDFDIAVVETKEEFKRNSPTEDIYWLSKSYLLRHGITVQFIKEANARNPKFILDSCALQIYAKLGGTPWILPSSPNIAHELIIGIGSTLIRDNIYAGAQQHKVVGITTFFNADGKYIFSNRSKEVAYQDYFKELLSSLKGSIDTISNEQAWNHGEIVRIIFHVFKPMKDLEVDVVGELIAQYPQYDIKFAFVSFGEHHPYMIFDLDQRGITSRYNNHVKGKLTPVRGTNLMLEPGICLLQLKGPEDVKTDRQGFTGPLLIRIHRRSTFTDATYIVQQVYRLTNISYRTFKPSQLPVTLFYASLITEQLNKLKAVDGWDPSFIKSLRNRKWFI